The Akkermansia muciniphila genome contains a region encoding:
- the truB gene encoding tRNA pseudouridine(55) synthase TruB has translation MNTSDSIQAPSGVLLVDKAQDMTSHDVVAIARRSLGIKKIGHCGTLDPMATGLLMLVVGKATKLQDKLMCEHKEYAGTLTLGVETSSQDAMGEVVAEYSVDGVTEQAVRAAFDRFDGAFEQIPPMVSAIKKDGVPLYKLARKGQEVVREPRPVEVFGHRISRVAVPEVDFTVQCSKGFYVRSYAYDIGKALGCGAHLSALRRTRSGAFTLERAITVDTLKTAPREELFHAMLSLEELADILIAR, from the coding sequence ATGAATACTTCCGATTCCATTCAAGCCCCCTCCGGTGTCCTGCTGGTTGACAAGGCGCAGGACATGACTTCCCACGATGTGGTGGCGATCGCCCGCCGGTCCCTGGGAATTAAGAAGATAGGCCACTGCGGCACGCTGGACCCCATGGCTACGGGGTTGCTGATGCTGGTGGTGGGAAAGGCGACCAAGCTTCAGGACAAGCTGATGTGCGAGCATAAGGAGTACGCCGGAACCCTCACGCTGGGGGTGGAAACCTCTTCCCAGGACGCCATGGGGGAAGTGGTGGCGGAGTATTCCGTGGACGGCGTAACGGAACAAGCCGTCCGTGCGGCGTTTGACCGGTTTGACGGCGCGTTTGAGCAGATTCCCCCGATGGTCTCCGCCATTAAAAAGGATGGCGTGCCGCTGTATAAGCTGGCCCGGAAGGGGCAGGAAGTTGTGCGGGAGCCGCGGCCTGTGGAGGTGTTCGGCCACCGGATTTCCCGTGTGGCCGTTCCGGAAGTGGACTTTACCGTGCAGTGCTCCAAGGGTTTTTATGTGCGTTCCTATGCGTATGACATCGGGAAGGCGCTGGGATGCGGAGCGCATTTGAGCGCCCTGCGCCGCACCAGGTCCGGCGCTTTTACCCTGGAGCGCGCCATTACGGTGGATACGCTGAAAACCGCTCCCAGGGAAGAGCTGTTTCATGCCATGCTTTCCCTGGAGGAGCTGGCGGATATTCTGATTGCCAGGTAG
- a CDS encoding glycosyltransferase family 8 protein, with translation MKKNEFAVVLASDNRGILPLSVTVFSLLNTAGPETFYKIYVLSDGIDGESRNSIERLAAPFECRLEFIDVSGILEEHDFPHTEQWPVPAWGRVFIPELLKEERGNILYLDIDVLVCRDLTELFRTDMSGKAVGVVFENFSKPGSHFNERLEMPLTCTGYFNSGVLLMNVDVFREKNLVRAVLDYAVSHRDRLTCPDQDALNGALCELTVPLHPRWNWHDGLTRRILKNDPREQFWRGVTPRQAVEAALEPGILHYQGVHKPWRYNWRYEGERYERAMREAGLLHGPLPGRTLPAILKKHLYRPVYRMTRNKILRLQKQFEKEDGTCS, from the coding sequence ATGAAGAAGAATGAATTTGCCGTCGTCCTGGCCAGTGACAACCGGGGCATCCTGCCTTTGAGCGTTACCGTTTTTTCCCTGCTGAATACCGCCGGGCCGGAGACTTTTTACAAGATTTACGTGCTTTCCGACGGCATTGACGGGGAAAGCCGGAACAGCATCGAGCGCCTGGCGGCTCCGTTTGAGTGCCGGTTGGAGTTCATAGACGTTTCCGGCATTCTGGAAGAGCACGATTTCCCCCATACGGAACAGTGGCCCGTTCCCGCCTGGGGCCGCGTGTTCATTCCGGAATTATTGAAGGAGGAGCGGGGCAACATCCTGTATCTGGATATTGACGTTCTGGTTTGCCGTGATTTGACGGAGCTGTTCAGGACGGATATGTCCGGGAAGGCGGTGGGGGTGGTGTTTGAGAATTTTTCCAAGCCAGGTTCCCATTTCAACGAACGCCTGGAGATGCCGCTGACCTGCACGGGGTATTTCAATTCCGGCGTGCTGCTGATGAATGTGGACGTGTTCCGGGAAAAAAACCTGGTCAGGGCCGTGCTGGATTATGCCGTCAGCCACCGGGACAGGCTGACCTGCCCGGACCAGGACGCGCTGAACGGCGCCCTGTGTGAGCTGACCGTGCCGCTGCATCCGCGCTGGAACTGGCATGACGGTCTGACGCGCCGCATCCTGAAAAACGACCCCAGGGAACAATTCTGGCGCGGAGTGACGCCGCGCCAGGCGGTGGAAGCGGCGTTGGAACCGGGCATTCTGCATTACCAGGGGGTGCACAAGCCCTGGCGGTATAATTGGCGCTATGAAGGGGAACGTTATGAACGCGCCATGCGTGAAGCCGGGCTGCTGCATGGCCCGCTGCCTGGAAGAACCCTCCCGGCTATCCTGAAAAAGCACCTTTACAGGCCTGTTTACCGGATGACCAGGAATAAAATTCTCAGGCTGCAAAAGCAGTTTGAGAAGGAGGACGGCACATGCTCCTGA
- the secG gene encoding preprotein translocase subunit SecG, translating into MNLFLANSLNISIQLLFAVLVIVSLLLLGVVLMQRPKQEGLGAAFGAAITDQAFGARTTDVLKKATVYFGTAFMILCLVLGMLINRQHVKSSESLLSPEMMKAAAKQEAAVPVKTPEELQQEELRKRAAEAEAASSQAPAPAAPEVPAAPAS; encoded by the coding sequence ATGAACCTTTTTTTAGCAAATTCACTCAATATCAGCATACAATTACTCTTTGCCGTTCTGGTGATTGTGTCACTTCTTCTCCTGGGCGTGGTGCTTATGCAGAGACCCAAGCAGGAAGGGCTGGGCGCCGCCTTCGGCGCCGCCATTACGGACCAGGCCTTCGGCGCGCGCACTACGGACGTGCTGAAAAAAGCCACAGTGTACTTCGGCACCGCTTTCATGATTCTTTGCCTGGTGCTGGGCATGCTGATCAACCGTCAGCATGTCAAGAGCTCCGAGAGCCTGCTGAGCCCGGAAATGATGAAGGCCGCCGCCAAGCAGGAAGCCGCCGTCCCCGTCAAGACGCCGGAAGAACTCCAGCAGGAGGAGCTGCGCAAGCGCGCCGCTGAAGCGGAAGCCGCTTCTTCCCAGGCCCCGGCTCCCGCCGCTCCGGAAGTACCCGCGGCGCCCGCCAGCTAA
- a CDS encoding prepilin-type N-terminal cleavage/methylation domain-containing protein, translated as MKAPFLNRKSRGFTLIELLVVIAIILTLAGIAMTVVNGVMEKSRVTTARSDCNGLQTAVENYMLDNGRVPVAWNSREMAKQSRKDGQYYVTTAVDDDSRIMSILTNYMDRGDEDRKLNPKKTAYFNTTTTDVEGSPGLFFESRGRVGLMDPWESPYYIILNANPDDRTPRVQVGSRMVTKNVAVYSTGKDKQGSTVDGHINNQELTEDNVTSW; from the coding sequence ATGAAGGCACCTTTTTTGAACCGTAAATCCAGAGGATTCACGTTGATTGAATTGCTTGTGGTGATCGCCATTATCCTGACGCTGGCCGGCATTGCCATGACGGTGGTGAATGGCGTGATGGAAAAGTCCCGGGTTACCACGGCGCGGAGCGATTGCAACGGGTTGCAGACGGCCGTTGAAAATTACATGCTGGACAATGGCCGCGTTCCCGTAGCCTGGAACAGCCGGGAAATGGCCAAGCAGTCCCGCAAGGACGGACAGTATTACGTGACGACGGCCGTGGATGACGACAGCCGCATCATGAGCATCCTGACCAATTACATGGACCGCGGCGACGAGGACAGGAAGCTGAACCCCAAGAAGACGGCTTATTTCAACACCACCACCACGGATGTGGAAGGCTCCCCCGGCCTGTTCTTTGAAAGCCGCGGGCGCGTGGGATTGATGGACCCGTGGGAATCCCCCTATTACATCATTCTGAATGCCAATCCGGACGACCGCACCCCCCGCGTCCAGGTCGGTTCCCGCATGGTGACCAAGAATGTAGCCGTTTACAGTACCGGCAAGGACAAGCAGGGCAGCACGGTGGACGGGCACATCAATAATCAGGAATTGACGGAAGACAACGTTACTTCCTGGTAA
- a CDS encoding metallophosphoesterase: MPFSVRILRLLGALLLGACALGVAGITWAYLIEPNLLFVRKVDYRITQWNGRGKPLKVVIAGDLHLMPTAFDEVRALRYVQRIMQLKPDLILLAGDYARGASTNASMSPSAAGRLLHGLKAPYGVFAIQGNHDFTFGWNNWRRELSDAGITVLENQSVLITFRDGRQLQLSGILDTSRNSKKHRPQRRSPDIPHFLLSHRPEADHMLSHGDADIIISGHTHGGQIRLPFDLLWFEASPEHAQPYTYPWHISGGNTYLITKGLGTSTLPLRFNCPPEIYLLELH, from the coding sequence ATGCCCTTCTCCGTCAGAATACTCCGGCTTTTAGGCGCCCTCCTGCTGGGCGCCTGCGCGCTCGGCGTGGCCGGCATCACCTGGGCATACCTGATAGAGCCCAATCTTCTGTTCGTCCGGAAGGTGGACTACCGCATCACCCAATGGAACGGACGGGGAAAACCCCTGAAAGTCGTCATTGCCGGGGACCTGCACCTGATGCCTACAGCCTTTGATGAAGTAAGGGCCTTGCGTTATGTCCAGAGAATCATGCAGCTTAAACCGGACCTGATCCTGCTGGCGGGGGATTATGCCCGCGGAGCCAGCACCAATGCCAGCATGAGCCCCTCCGCCGCAGGCCGGCTGCTTCACGGGCTGAAAGCGCCCTACGGCGTATTCGCCATTCAGGGAAACCATGACTTCACCTTTGGCTGGAACAACTGGCGCAGGGAACTGTCCGATGCCGGCATCACGGTTCTGGAAAATCAAAGTGTTCTCATCACGTTCAGGGACGGAAGGCAGCTCCAGCTTTCCGGAATCCTGGACACCTCGCGCAATTCCAAAAAACACCGCCCTCAGCGCCGGTCTCCGGATATTCCCCACTTCCTGCTCTCCCACCGTCCGGAAGCGGACCACATGCTCTCCCACGGAGACGCGGATATCATCATCAGCGGCCACACCCACGGGGGCCAGATTCGCCTCCCCTTCGACCTCCTGTGGTTTGAAGCCAGCCCGGAACACGCCCAGCCCTACACCTACCCCTGGCACATCTCCGGCGGTAATACCTACCTGATCACCAAGGGGCTGGGAACCAGCACGCTCCCCCTCCGCTTCAACTGCCCTCCGGAGATTTACCTGCTGGAGTTGCACTGA
- a CDS encoding HAD hydrolase-like protein codes for MIKLIAFDLDGTIGETVPLCIRAFEQAVSPYAGRTLSEREITQTFGLNEVGMIKVVAGEKWREALHDFYPVYEQMHDECPEPYEGIRELIHTLKAAGILVALITGKGEKSCRITLEKFGMQDLFCSVKTGAEDRPNKAEAIEELLNAYHVEKDEFYYIGDAVSDVTACKKAGVPCLSAAWGTTADISGLEEANPSRVFFSIEDLAHFLLHLRESA; via the coding sequence ATGATTAAACTGATAGCGTTTGACCTGGACGGCACCATCGGAGAGACAGTCCCCCTGTGCATCAGGGCGTTTGAGCAGGCGGTCTCCCCCTACGCGGGCCGTACGCTAAGCGAACGGGAAATCACGCAAACCTTCGGCCTCAATGAAGTCGGAATGATCAAGGTAGTGGCCGGGGAAAAATGGCGGGAAGCCCTTCATGACTTTTATCCGGTTTATGAGCAAATGCATGATGAATGTCCGGAACCGTATGAAGGCATTCGCGAGCTGATCCACACCCTGAAAGCCGCGGGGATATTGGTTGCCCTGATTACCGGAAAGGGAGAAAAGAGCTGCCGCATCACACTTGAAAAATTCGGCATGCAGGATCTGTTCTGCTCTGTCAAAACCGGTGCGGAAGACAGGCCGAACAAGGCGGAAGCTATTGAGGAACTGCTGAATGCCTACCACGTGGAAAAGGATGAATTTTATTACATCGGAGACGCGGTTTCGGATGTAACCGCCTGTAAAAAAGCGGGCGTGCCCTGCCTGTCCGCCGCCTGGGGAACCACCGCGGACATCAGCGGACTGGAAGAAGCCAATCCTTCAAGGGTATTTTTCAGCATTGAGGACCTGGCGCATTTCCTGCTCCATTTGCGGGAAAGCGCCTGA
- a CDS encoding 3-deoxy-7-phosphoheptulonate synthase has product MNWFKTDDVRIQDIEPLISPAILIKDYPATTEIAKMVATTRKNAENIISGHDDRLLVVVGPCSIHDPQAAVDYASRLKEQMARFEKDLVIIMRVYFEKPRTTVGWKGLINDPFMNHTFDINRGLHMARGLLLRLGDMGIPAATEFLDTITPQYIADLITWGAIGARTTESQVHRELASGLSMPVGFKNGTSGSLQIAVDAIISSSCPHCFLSVTKQGVSAIVSTTGNKSCHLILRGSSLGPNFDGEHVKEAAEALQKAGINNRIMVDCSHGNSCKDYRKQPSVAASIAEQISNGSDQVVAVMIESNIVEGAQPLSSDLVYGKSITDQCIGWDTTVEVLENLAGAVRKRRAKRQEA; this is encoded by the coding sequence ATGAACTGGTTCAAAACAGACGACGTACGCATTCAAGACATCGAGCCCCTGATTTCCCCCGCCATCCTGATCAAGGATTATCCGGCGACCACGGAAATCGCCAAAATGGTGGCTACGACACGCAAGAATGCGGAGAACATCATTTCCGGCCACGACGACCGCCTGCTGGTGGTGGTGGGGCCGTGCTCCATCCATGATCCCCAGGCCGCGGTGGACTATGCCTCCCGCCTGAAGGAGCAGATGGCGCGCTTTGAAAAGGATCTGGTGATCATCATGCGCGTGTATTTTGAAAAGCCCCGCACCACGGTGGGGTGGAAGGGCCTGATCAATGACCCGTTCATGAACCACACCTTTGACATCAACCGCGGCCTTCACATGGCCCGCGGCCTGCTGCTCCGCCTGGGAGACATGGGAATTCCCGCAGCCACCGAGTTCCTGGACACCATTACTCCGCAATACATCGCGGACCTGATTACATGGGGAGCCATCGGCGCCCGCACCACGGAAAGCCAGGTGCACCGTGAGCTGGCCTCCGGGCTTTCCATGCCCGTAGGGTTCAAGAACGGCACCAGCGGCAGCCTTCAGATTGCCGTGGACGCCATCATTTCCTCCTCCTGCCCGCACTGCTTCCTTTCCGTGACCAAGCAGGGCGTTTCCGCCATTGTCTCCACCACGGGCAACAAATCCTGCCACCTGATTCTGCGCGGTTCCTCCCTGGGGCCGAACTTCGATGGCGAGCATGTGAAGGAAGCCGCGGAAGCCTTGCAGAAGGCCGGCATTAACAACCGCATCATGGTGGACTGCTCCCACGGCAACAGCTGCAAGGATTACCGCAAGCAGCCGTCCGTGGCTGCCAGCATCGCGGAACAGATTTCCAATGGTTCCGACCAGGTGGTGGCCGTGATGATTGAAAGCAACATCGTGGAAGGAGCCCAGCCGCTGAGTTCCGACCTGGTGTACGGCAAGAGCATCACGGACCAGTGCATCGGCTGGGACACCACGGTGGAAGTGCTGGAGAACCTTGCCGGCGCCGTCCGCAAGCGCCGCGCCAAACGGCAGGAAGCGTAA
- a CDS encoding aspartate 1-decarboxylase, with product MLVEQLKSKIHRAMVTRGDVQYEGSIEIPADLMAAVDLWPGEKVLVASVTSGNRLETYALQGPAGTGNIIMNGGAAHLIKTGERVVIMSFALSDKPIVPKKIVCNEHNEIIS from the coding sequence ATGTTGGTTGAGCAGTTAAAATCAAAAATCCACCGCGCCATGGTCACCCGTGGCGATGTTCAGTATGAAGGCAGTATTGAAATTCCTGCCGATCTGATGGCCGCTGTGGACCTGTGGCCCGGAGAAAAAGTTCTCGTGGCGTCCGTCACATCCGGAAACCGTCTGGAAACCTATGCCCTGCAGGGGCCTGCCGGTACGGGAAACATCATCATGAACGGCGGCGCAGCCCATTTAATCAAGACGGGTGAACGGGTGGTCATCATGAGCTTTGCCTTGTCGGACAAGCCCATCGTCCCCAAGAAAATCGTTTGCAACGAGCATAACGAAATCATTTCCTAG
- the ribF gene encoding riboflavin biosynthesis protein RibF, with amino-acid sequence MVIYQEFKELQGVSSPVHWAMGMFDGLHLGHAGVIAAAVEGAARDGGIPAVLTFRTHPLARVRPESVPPAIMAADAEKFALLEELGVKMVLTLEFSSRLASMSPEEFIKELCSSCRVAEIAVGEDWHFGRGRAGDVGTLRLLASRYEFRVTAVPPILRDGERVSSTRIRKAVRAADFLQAGEMLGRPYRWKGTVIHGRQLGRLLNYPTANMKPGSGVQPPHGVYAVRARVKGAEYGGVANLGVRPTVEGAGGELLLETHLFGEPGDIYGEEMEVEPLRFLRAEAKFPSLDELKNQLALDAAYAAEVLKRGK; translated from the coding sequence ATGGTCATTTACCAGGAGTTCAAGGAACTACAGGGCGTTTCCTCCCCCGTGCACTGGGCCATGGGGATGTTTGACGGGTTGCACCTGGGGCATGCCGGAGTGATTGCCGCGGCAGTGGAAGGCGCTGCGCGTGACGGCGGCATTCCCGCCGTGCTGACCTTCCGCACCCATCCCCTGGCCCGGGTGCGCCCGGAAAGCGTGCCCCCTGCCATTATGGCGGCGGACGCAGAAAAATTCGCGCTGCTGGAAGAGCTGGGGGTGAAGATGGTGCTGACGCTGGAATTTTCCTCCCGCCTGGCCTCCATGAGCCCGGAGGAGTTTATTAAGGAACTCTGTTCCTCCTGCCGGGTGGCGGAAATTGCCGTGGGAGAAGACTGGCATTTTGGCCGGGGCCGCGCGGGCGATGTGGGAACTCTGCGTCTTCTGGCAAGCCGCTACGAGTTCCGGGTGACGGCCGTTCCCCCCATCCTGCGGGATGGGGAGCGCGTGAGCAGCACCCGGATTCGGAAAGCCGTGCGCGCGGCGGATTTTTTACAGGCGGGGGAAATGCTGGGCCGTCCCTACCGCTGGAAGGGCACGGTGATTCACGGGCGCCAATTGGGGCGCCTGCTGAACTACCCGACGGCGAACATGAAACCCGGCAGCGGAGTGCAGCCTCCCCACGGTGTTTACGCCGTGCGCGCCCGGGTGAAGGGGGCGGAATATGGGGGCGTGGCCAATCTGGGGGTGCGTCCCACCGTGGAAGGAGCCGGGGGGGAACTGCTGCTGGAAACCCATTTGTTTGGAGAGCCGGGGGACATCTACGGAGAGGAAATGGAAGTGGAGCCGCTGCGGTTCCTGAGGGCGGAAGCCAAATTCCCCTCCCTGGATGAGCTGAAAAACCAGCTTGCGCTGGACGCCGCCTATGCCGCGGAAGTGTTGAAACGGGGTAAGTAA
- a CDS encoding glycosyltransferase family 2 protein, whose amino-acid sequence MTAPVKISVLVPVYNVEPYLAQCLESICAQTLRELEVVCVDDASTDGSLSILREFAERDPRVKVVQVPENGGLSRTRNLAMSHAQGEYLVLVDSDDWLETDLLEEMYNRAKALDADKLVCGFRYYYESDPGREDQFLPEDVAPPEKGWIPCTPETIGKIHHGAGGMMIRRSVVEEHGIRFPEGVACEDLYFHYASFPRCRRACVVSRAAYVYRKRAGSITSGFASGSSLQSLGYLTVAELVLEEWKQAGILEEYRTAFLKMLVMGVRNIRKYAPHAVQKEVTRKVSRMLREENLYRPGEDDSSLSRREGKLLKTWLAGKSGLDFSYYWKRMRKAGARLLRR is encoded by the coding sequence ATGACGGCTCCCGTGAAAATTTCCGTGCTGGTTCCGGTGTACAATGTGGAACCGTATCTGGCCCAGTGCCTGGAAAGCATCTGCGCGCAGACGCTCCGGGAGCTGGAAGTGGTTTGCGTGGACGACGCTTCCACGGACGGTTCCCTGTCCATCCTGCGGGAGTTTGCGGAGCGGGACCCGCGGGTGAAGGTGGTGCAGGTTCCGGAAAACGGCGGCCTTTCCCGCACCCGGAACCTGGCGATGAGCCATGCGCAGGGAGAATACCTAGTGCTGGTGGATTCAGACGACTGGCTGGAAACGGATTTGCTGGAGGAAATGTACAACCGCGCGAAGGCGCTGGATGCGGACAAGCTGGTGTGCGGGTTCCGGTATTATTACGAGTCCGACCCCGGCCGGGAGGACCAGTTCCTGCCGGAGGACGTGGCGCCCCCGGAAAAGGGGTGGATTCCCTGTACGCCGGAAACCATCGGAAAAATACACCATGGAGCGGGCGGCATGATGATACGCCGTTCCGTTGTGGAGGAGCACGGCATCCGGTTCCCCGAGGGCGTTGCGTGCGAGGACCTGTATTTCCACTATGCCTCCTTTCCGCGGTGCAGAAGAGCCTGCGTCGTTAGCAGGGCGGCGTATGTTTACCGCAAGCGCGCCGGGTCCATCACCAGCGGCTTTGCGTCCGGCAGTTCCCTTCAGTCGCTGGGTTACCTGACGGTGGCGGAGCTGGTGCTGGAAGAGTGGAAGCAAGCCGGAATCTTGGAGGAGTACAGGACGGCTTTCCTGAAAATGCTGGTGATGGGCGTGCGGAATATCCGCAAGTACGCCCCCCATGCCGTCCAGAAGGAGGTCACCCGGAAGGTGTCCCGGATGCTCCGTGAAGAAAACCTGTACCGCCCCGGAGAGGATGATTCCAGCCTGTCCCGCCGGGAAGGAAAACTGCTGAAAACCTGGCTGGCCGGAAAATCCGGCTTGGACTTTTCCTATTACTGGAAGAGAATGCGCAAAGCGGGCGCCCGGCTGCTGCGCCGCTGA
- a CDS encoding bifunctional oligoribonuclease/PAP phosphatase NrnA: MEDWKHCPEFAPLADLLRKHDSFAVIAHVHPDGDAIGSTLALGEALKQMGKKVIMMNEDGVPSNLAFMPGVENIIPTPDEPVEVDVAVSVDNGAFKRLGERSLKALAGVKVWANIDHHQTNELFGDVQCVLPDECATGAVLYYFFNYLGVPITPVMRDALYVAVSTDTGSFQYQMTTAAVMELAADLIRMGVDVQDINRQLYQEKPWVKMQLMREALNGMRLTPDGRICTFCLTNEAKERIGSRPEDTEGLIDLLRSVQGVWLAAYLEEAEDDPRIRISLRSKTPEVSVAELASRFGGGGHAMAAGVRIRGPIEEVRLIILKAMQEEVERVLQQQIS, from the coding sequence ATGGAAGATTGGAAACATTGTCCCGAATTTGCGCCTTTGGCGGACCTGCTGCGCAAACATGACAGCTTTGCGGTAATCGCGCACGTGCATCCGGACGGTGACGCCATCGGTTCCACGCTTGCCCTGGGGGAAGCCCTGAAGCAGATGGGCAAGAAGGTAATTATGATGAACGAGGACGGCGTGCCTTCCAATCTGGCCTTCATGCCGGGTGTGGAGAATATCATTCCCACGCCCGACGAACCGGTGGAGGTGGACGTGGCCGTCTCCGTGGACAACGGCGCATTCAAGAGGCTGGGGGAACGGAGCCTGAAGGCCCTGGCGGGAGTGAAGGTGTGGGCAAACATCGACCACCACCAGACGAACGAGCTGTTCGGGGACGTGCAGTGCGTCCTGCCGGACGAGTGCGCCACGGGTGCGGTGCTTTATTACTTTTTCAACTACCTGGGCGTTCCCATTACCCCTGTCATGCGTGATGCCCTTTACGTGGCCGTGAGCACGGATACGGGCTCCTTCCAGTACCAGATGACGACGGCCGCCGTGATGGAACTGGCCGCGGACCTGATCCGGATGGGCGTGGACGTGCAGGACATCAACCGCCAGCTGTACCAGGAAAAGCCCTGGGTAAAGATGCAGCTGATGCGTGAAGCGCTGAACGGCATGAGACTGACGCCTGACGGCAGAATCTGCACATTCTGCCTGACGAATGAGGCGAAGGAGCGGATTGGAAGCCGTCCGGAAGATACGGAAGGCCTGATTGACCTCCTGCGTTCCGTGCAGGGAGTCTGGCTGGCCGCCTATCTGGAGGAGGCGGAGGATGATCCGCGCATCCGCATTTCCCTGAGATCCAAGACTCCGGAAGTATCCGTAGCGGAGCTGGCCTCCCGCTTTGGAGGCGGAGGGCACGCCATGGCCGCCGGCGTGCGCATCAGGGGACCCATTGAAGAAGTGCGCCTCATCATCCTGAAGGCCATGCAGGAGGAAGTGGAACGCGTGCTCCAACAGCAGATTTCATGA
- a CDS encoding AEC family transporter, producing MDTGSIILTSFLSTIPVYLFFATGFYLRQKQVIQADHDAPIMRIAMDVAYPCLVFHSIMKYMVLSGNETLSSISFSLQAIAAGALELLLGIASAWLVAKMLRMRIGTGLRTFTLTAGVQNYAFFVIPIIQMLFTASNDPTLGVLFVHNVGCELVVWSIGVIIIAGGPGNLNMGVFFRGPLLAVIAGLTLAWSGLGIYVAQPPLMKTFEMIGNCATPLCLILFGCSMRDLWHNMKWEPKPIVCGLLTRLGLAPALLLLMAYFLPVDDYIKRVIIIQAAIPSAVIPVILAKRFGGHPDLGTQILLTTTVASFITLPCWLALGSTLVVPLY from the coding sequence ATGGATACCGGTTCCATCATCCTCACCTCCTTCCTCTCCACCATTCCCGTTTATCTTTTCTTCGCCACGGGTTTCTACCTGCGTCAAAAACAGGTCATCCAGGCGGACCATGACGCGCCCATCATGCGCATCGCCATGGACGTGGCCTATCCCTGCCTTGTTTTCCACAGCATCATGAAATACATGGTGCTCTCCGGAAATGAGACGCTCAGCAGCATTTCTTTCTCCCTTCAGGCCATTGCGGCAGGGGCGCTGGAACTCCTGCTGGGGATCGCGTCCGCATGGCTGGTCGCCAAAATGCTGCGCATGCGCATCGGCACGGGGCTGCGCACCTTCACCCTGACGGCGGGGGTGCAGAACTACGCCTTCTTCGTCATTCCCATCATCCAGATGCTGTTTACGGCCAGCAATGATCCCACGCTGGGCGTCCTCTTCGTCCACAACGTAGGGTGTGAACTGGTCGTCTGGAGCATCGGCGTCATCATCATTGCCGGAGGGCCGGGCAACCTGAACATGGGCGTCTTCTTCCGCGGACCGCTGCTGGCGGTCATTGCGGGCCTCACCCTCGCCTGGTCCGGCCTGGGAATCTACGTGGCCCAGCCGCCCCTGATGAAAACCTTTGAAATGATCGGCAATTGCGCCACTCCCCTCTGCCTGATCCTCTTCGGCTGCTCCATGAGAGACCTGTGGCACAACATGAAATGGGAGCCCAAACCCATCGTCTGCGGCTTGCTGACGCGCCTGGGACTGGCTCCGGCGCTCCTGCTCCTGATGGCCTATTTCCTGCCGGTGGACGACTACATCAAGCGCGTCATCATCATCCAGGCTGCCATCCCCTCCGCCGTTATTCCGGTCATTCTGGCCAAGCGCTTCGGCGGCCATCCGGACCTGGGCACCCAAATCCTGCTGACCACAACCGTGGCCTCCTTCATCACGCTGCCCTGCTGGCTAGCGCTGGGCTCCACATTGGTCGTACCGTTGTATTAG